Proteins encoded in a region of the Sander lucioperca isolate FBNREF2018 chromosome 18, SLUC_FBN_1.2, whole genome shotgun sequence genome:
- the numb gene encoding protein numb homolog isoform X7 encodes MNKLRQSFRRKKDVYVPESSRPHQWQTDEEAVRSGKCSFAVKYLGHVEVEESRGMHICEDAVKRLKTDRKFFKGFFAKAGKKPVRAVLWVSADGLRVVDDKTKDLILDQTIEKVSFCAPDRNFERAFSYICRDGTTRRWICHCFMAIKDSGERLSHAVGCAFAACLERKQKREKECGVTATFDANRTTFTREGSFRVTTATEAAEREEVMRQLQDAKKAETDVKVAGNGATSVTNSSAHQTGGSPSPSSSPPLSMSTLGPQVIPRRHAPAEALARQGSFRGFPALSQKTSPFKRQMSLRMNELPSTMQRKSDFPMKNTGSNWSSPTPVIVVPPTSSPSMSSHKRTPSEADRWLEEVTKSVRVPQPNPIVAAAPLPTQPFAAPVAMPVPSVPPVAFVSSLPSAVPMLPPRQPAFHAQAPASYPMPNGLPFPQPSVPVVGITPSQMVANVFGSATQPQPFPVSASTTPQHDPQAVGNISPFIKHPQLNAVNPAPLQPSNGSVTFNGADSWAAPSQLAPSSPATQPPPQPQEDAFEAQWVALESRSRQRTTASPTNPFSTELHKTFEIQL; translated from the exons ATGAATAAGCTACGGCAGAGCTTCCGCCGGAAGAAAGACGTCTACGTGCCGGAGTCGAGTCGGCCGCACCAGTGGCAGACAGACGAGGAGGCGGTCCGCAGCGGCAAATGTAGCTTTGCAGTCAAG TACCTGGGACATGTGGAGGTGGAGGAGTCTCGCGGCATGCACATCTGCGAGGATGCAGTGAAGCGGCTAAAGACG GACAGGAAATTCTTCAAGGGATTCTTTGCAAAA GCTGGGAAGAAGCCAGTGCGCGCTGTGTTGTGGGTGTCGGCAGATGGTCTCCGTGTTGTAGACGACAAAACAAAG GACCTGATTCTGGACCAGACAATAGAGAAGGTGTCGTTCTGCGCTCCGGACCGTAACTTTGAGAGGGCGTTCTCTTACATCTGCAGGGACGGCACCACGCGACGTTGGATCTGCCATTGTTTTATGGCCATTAAAGACTCG GGAGAGCGTCTCAGTCATGCTGTGGGCTGTGCATTCGCCGCCTGTCTGGAGCGAAAGCAGAAACGGGAGAAGGAGTGCGGGGTCACGGCAACCTTTGACGCCAACAGAACCACTTTCACCCGGGAGGGCTCATTTCGTGTTACTACGGCAACAGAGGCGGCAGAGCGGGAGGAAGTCATGAGGCAGCTACAGGATGCTAAAAAGG CAGAGACCGATGTGAAGGTTGCTGGGAACGGGGCCACCAGTGTGACAAACTCCTCCGCACACCAGACGGGAGGCTCCCCATCCCCCTCGTCCTCCCCACCTCTCTCTATGTCCACCCTGGGACCCCAGGTGATACCACGCAGACATGCACCGGCAGAGGCTCTGGCCAGGCAGGGCTCCTTCCGAGGCTTCCCGGCCCTCAGTCAGAAGACTTCTCCCTTCAAACGACAAATGTCCCTTCGCATGAACGAGCTGCCCTCCACCATGCAGCGCAAGTCCGACTTTCCCATGAAGAATACAG GAAGTAACTGGTCATCCCCTACTCCGGTGATAGTGGTCCCCCCCACATCCTCCCCATCCATGTCCTCCCACAAACGCACACCATCAGAAGCAGACCGCTGGCTAGAAGAAGTCACCAAGTCTGTCCGAGTCCCGCAGCCTAACCCCATCGTGGCAGCAGCCCCGCTGCCCACCCAGCCCTTCGCTGCCCCTGTGGCGATGCCTGTGCCGTCTGTTCCCCCGGTGGCCTTCGTGTCCTCTCTGCCCTCGGCCGTGCCCATGTTGCCCCCTCGCCAGCCGGCCTTCCACGCTCAGGCTCCAGCTTCCTACCCGATGCCCAACGGGCTGCCGTTCCCTCAGCCCAGCGTGCCTGTGGTCGGCATCACTCCTTCACAGATGGTGGCTAATGTGTTCGGCTCAGCCACACAACCCCAGCCATTCCCCGTCTCGGCCTCCACGACACCGCAGCACGATCCCCAGGCTGTCGGTAACATCAGCCCGTTCATCAAACACCCACAATTAAATGCAGTGAACCCCGCTCCCCTCCAGCCCTCCAATGGTAGTGTGACCTTTAACGGGGCAGACAGTTGGGCTGCTCCGTCCCAACTCGCTCCATCCTCCCCAGCCACCCAGCCGCCCCCACAGCCGCAGGAAGATGCCTTTGAGGCCCAGTGGGTAGCCTTGGAGAGCCGCTCGCGCCAGCGCACCACGGCCTCCCCGACAAATCCTTTCTCCACTGAGCTGCACAAGACCTTTGAAATCCAGCTCTGA
- the numb gene encoding protein numb homolog isoform X6: MNKLRQSFRRKKDVYVPESSRPHQWQTDEEAVRSGKCSFAVKYLGHVEVEESRGMHICEDAVKRLKTAGKKPVRAVLWVSADGLRVVDDKTKDLILDQTIEKVSFCAPDRNFERAFSYICRDGTTRRWICHCFMAIKDSGERLSHAVGCAFAACLERKQKREKECGVTATFDANRTTFTREGSFRVTTATEAAEREEVMRQLQDAKKAETDVKVAGNGATSVTNSSAHQTGGSPSPSSSPPLSMSTLGPQVIPRRHAPAEALARQGSFRGFPALSQKTSPFKRQMSLRMNELPSTMQRKSDFPMKNTVPEVEGENDSISSLCTQIASAFSGPPEDPFSSAPMPKPASSPQSPVAPGSNWSSPTPVIVVPPTSSPSMSSHKRTPSEADRWLEEVTKSVRVPQPNPIVAAAPLPTQPFAAPVAMPVPSVPPVAFVSSLPSAVPMLPPRQPAFHAQAPASYPMPNGLPFPQPSVPVVGITPSQMVANVFGSATQPQPFPVSASTTPQHDPQAVGNISPFIKHPQLNAVNPAPLQPSNGSVTFNGADSWAAPSQLAPSSPATQPPPQPQEDAFEAQWVALESRSRQRTTASPTNPFSTELHKTFEIQL; the protein is encoded by the exons ATGAATAAGCTACGGCAGAGCTTCCGCCGGAAGAAAGACGTCTACGTGCCGGAGTCGAGTCGGCCGCACCAGTGGCAGACAGACGAGGAGGCGGTCCGCAGCGGCAAATGTAGCTTTGCAGTCAAG TACCTGGGACATGTGGAGGTGGAGGAGTCTCGCGGCATGCACATCTGCGAGGATGCAGTGAAGCGGCTAAAGACG GCTGGGAAGAAGCCAGTGCGCGCTGTGTTGTGGGTGTCGGCAGATGGTCTCCGTGTTGTAGACGACAAAACAAAG GACCTGATTCTGGACCAGACAATAGAGAAGGTGTCGTTCTGCGCTCCGGACCGTAACTTTGAGAGGGCGTTCTCTTACATCTGCAGGGACGGCACCACGCGACGTTGGATCTGCCATTGTTTTATGGCCATTAAAGACTCG GGAGAGCGTCTCAGTCATGCTGTGGGCTGTGCATTCGCCGCCTGTCTGGAGCGAAAGCAGAAACGGGAGAAGGAGTGCGGGGTCACGGCAACCTTTGACGCCAACAGAACCACTTTCACCCGGGAGGGCTCATTTCGTGTTACTACGGCAACAGAGGCGGCAGAGCGGGAGGAAGTCATGAGGCAGCTACAGGATGCTAAAAAGG CAGAGACCGATGTGAAGGTTGCTGGGAACGGGGCCACCAGTGTGACAAACTCCTCCGCACACCAGACGGGAGGCTCCCCATCCCCCTCGTCCTCCCCACCTCTCTCTATGTCCACCCTGGGACCCCAGGTGATACCACGCAGACATGCACCGGCAGAGGCTCTGGCCAGGCAGGGCTCCTTCCGAGGCTTCCCGGCCCTCAGTCAGAAGACTTCTCCCTTCAAACGACAAATGTCCCTTCGCATGAACGAGCTGCCCTCCACCATGCAGCGCAAGTCCGACTTTCCCATGAAGAATACAG TTCCTGAGGTAGAAGGAGAAAATGACAGCATCAGCTCGCTGTGCACTCAGATAGCCTCAGCGTTCAGTGGACCCCCAGAGGACCCCTTCTCCTCAGCACCAATGCCCAAACCCGCTTCATCCCCACAGTCTCCTGTAGCACCAG GAAGTAACTGGTCATCCCCTACTCCGGTGATAGTGGTCCCCCCCACATCCTCCCCATCCATGTCCTCCCACAAACGCACACCATCAGAAGCAGACCGCTGGCTAGAAGAAGTCACCAAGTCTGTCCGAGTCCCGCAGCCTAACCCCATCGTGGCAGCAGCCCCGCTGCCCACCCAGCCCTTCGCTGCCCCTGTGGCGATGCCTGTGCCGTCTGTTCCCCCGGTGGCCTTCGTGTCCTCTCTGCCCTCGGCCGTGCCCATGTTGCCCCCTCGCCAGCCGGCCTTCCACGCTCAGGCTCCAGCTTCCTACCCGATGCCCAACGGGCTGCCGTTCCCTCAGCCCAGCGTGCCTGTGGTCGGCATCACTCCTTCACAGATGGTGGCTAATGTGTTCGGCTCAGCCACACAACCCCAGCCATTCCCCGTCTCGGCCTCCACGACACCGCAGCACGATCCCCAGGCTGTCGGTAACATCAGCCCGTTCATCAAACACCCACAATTAAATGCAGTGAACCCCGCTCCCCTCCAGCCCTCCAATGGTAGTGTGACCTTTAACGGGGCAGACAGTTGGGCTGCTCCGTCCCAACTCGCTCCATCCTCCCCAGCCACCCAGCCGCCCCCACAGCCGCAGGAAGATGCCTTTGAGGCCCAGTGGGTAGCCTTGGAGAGCCGCTCGCGCCAGCGCACCACGGCCTCCCCGACAAATCCTTTCTCCACTGAGCTGCACAAGACCTTTGAAATCCAGCTCTGA